Proteins from one Nicotiana tabacum cultivar K326 chromosome 23, ASM71507v2, whole genome shotgun sequence genomic window:
- the LOC142177246 gene encoding uncharacterized protein LOC142177246: protein MSAYTTHLISRLDPLKYMFQKPMPTGKLAKWQILLSKFDIVYITQKFIKGQALADHLAENPVDGDYEPLTPYFPDEEVLFAGEDIAELYPGWRMFFDEAANFKGVKIGAVLISESGQHYLSLATIRFHCTNNMTEYEACILGIRMAVDMNIKELLVVGDSKLLIYQVQGEWSTKNIKILPYLHYVNELYKKFTNIELKHIPRILNEFADTLATLSSMIQHPDKNYINPIKVKSRINIFITSI, encoded by the coding sequence ATGTCGGCATACACCACACATTTGATATCTCGGCTCGACCCGCTCAAGTATATGTTTCAGAAGCCAATGCCTACCGGAAAGCTAGCTAAATGGCAAATTCTCCTTAGcaaatttgacattgtgtacataactCAGAAGTTTATCAAAGGACAAGCTTTAGCTGACCACCTCGCCGAGAATCCAGTGGATGGGGATTATGAACCACTTACCCCGTATTTCCCCGATGAAGAAGTACTATTTGCcggggaagatattgcagaattaTACCCTGGGTGGAGGATGTTTTTCGATgaagcagcaaacttcaaaggagtcaAGATTGGGGCAGTCCTGATTTCAGAATCTGGACAACACTATCTATCATTAGCAACGATAAGATTCCATTGTACCAATAATATGactgaatacgaggcatgcatccTAGGAATCagaatggcagtcgacatgaacattaaAGAACTTTTGGTCGTAGGAGATTCTAAGTTGCTGATCTACCAAGTCCAAGGAGAATGGTCAACTAAGAATATCAAGATATTGCCGTACCTGCACTACGTGAATGAGTTGTACAAGAAGTTCACAAATATTGAGTTGAAGCACATCCCTAGAATTCTGAATGAGTTCGCCGACACCCTTGCGACCTtatcatctatgattcagcatccagacaagaactacaTCAACCCCATCAAAGTAAAATCAAGGATCAACATATTTATTACTTCCATATGA